In a genomic window of Amycolatopsis japonica:
- a CDS encoding LLM class flavin-dependent oxidoreductase, whose amino-acid sequence MKFGLVVPSYRSTLDAGRTAPEMVAVAVEAERLGFDSVWVGDTLAKAPIDSLTLLGAFAARTERVTLGTAALLPALRDPLLSANAILSLDLLSQGRVTLGVGAGFAGRSEPEFAFTRVPWERRRARLDDIVALWRHVWSGKSGPFHGDVLHYDALPEYPEPHRPGGPPVWLAAFTPGALKRAGRLYDGWLPYPPDVADYTDGLAKIRETAVRPVTPALFATVLIEDDPIRARERLEDYAQRNYGVPLDFVEKIQMLVAGSPEQVADRLREYQDAGAEHMLIRIATQEPAEFDEQLPKVFDALPR is encoded by the coding sequence ATGAAATTCGGTCTGGTCGTCCCCAGTTATCGGTCCACCCTCGACGCCGGGCGCACCGCGCCGGAAATGGTCGCCGTCGCGGTCGAAGCCGAACGCCTCGGCTTCGATTCGGTCTGGGTCGGCGACACTCTCGCGAAGGCGCCCATCGATTCCTTGACGTTGCTCGGCGCGTTCGCCGCCAGAACCGAGCGGGTCACCCTCGGCACCGCCGCGCTGCTGCCGGCGTTGCGGGATCCGCTCCTTTCCGCGAACGCGATCCTCTCACTCGACCTCCTCAGCCAGGGCCGCGTCACGCTCGGCGTCGGTGCCGGATTCGCGGGTCGCAGCGAACCCGAGTTCGCGTTCACCCGGGTCCCGTGGGAACGCCGCCGCGCCCGCCTCGACGACATCGTCGCGTTGTGGCGGCACGTCTGGAGCGGGAAGAGTGGCCCGTTCCACGGCGACGTGCTGCACTACGACGCCCTGCCGGAGTACCCGGAACCGCACCGTCCCGGTGGCCCGCCGGTGTGGCTTGCCGCCTTCACCCCGGGCGCGCTGAAGCGTGCGGGGCGGCTCTACGACGGCTGGTTGCCGTACCCGCCCGACGTCGCGGACTACACCGACGGCCTCGCGAAGATCCGCGAAACGGCCGTACGCCCCGTGACACCGGCGTTGTTCGCGACGGTGCTCATCGAGGATGACCCGATCAGGGCACGCGAGCGGCTGGAGGACTACGCACAGCGGAACTACGGCGTCCCGCTGGACTTCGTCGAGAAGATCCAAATGCTGGTCGCGGGCAGCCCGGAGCAGGTCGCCGACCGGTTGCGCGAGTACCAGGACGCGGGTGCCGAACACATGCTGATCCGTATCGCGACGCAGGAACCGGCCGAGTTCGACGAGCAGCTCCCGAAGGTGTTCGACGCCTTGCCCCGGTAA